A stretch of Gossypium hirsutum isolate 1008001.06 chromosome A06, Gossypium_hirsutum_v2.1, whole genome shotgun sequence DNA encodes these proteins:
- the LOC121230647 gene encoding dihydroceramide fatty acyl 2-hydroxylase FAH1 isoform X2: MVSKPFAVDLNKPIVFQVGHLGEAYEKWVHQPIVTKDGPRFFANDFCELLTRTKWWVIPLVWLPVVCWLVCISTQRGLTPTEAALAVVGGIFIWTLLEYCLHRFLFHIKTRSYWLRNFAQGKHLSLSTSWLPSQAPFGWATPCFSPSRYSYSVCAAPALFGGGLLGYVTYDCTHYYLHHGKPSKGYGQILKRYHLNHHFKVQNKGFGITSSIWDHVFGTFPATQVSDISR; encoded by the exons ATGGTCAGTAAGCCTTTTGCAGTTGACTTGAATAAGCCTATTGTTTTCCAG GTTGGCCATCTCGGGGAAGCTTATGAGAAATGGGTTCACCAACCTATCGTAACCAAGGATGGTCCTCGGTTTTTCGCCAACGACTTTTGCGAG CTGTTGACACGCACTAAATGGTGGGTGATCCCCCTAGTTTGGCTACCAGTTGTATGTTGGCTTGTGTGTATCTCCACCCAAAGAGGTCTCACTCCTACAGAGGCAGCCTTGGCAGTGGTTGGTGGCATCTTCATCTGGACACTTCTCGAGTATTGTTTGCACCGTTTTCTTTTCCATATTAAAACAAGAAGTTATTG GCTGAGAAATTTTGCTCAGGGGAAACACCTTTCACTATCTACTTCATGGCTGCCATCACAAGCACCCTTTGGATGGGCTACGCCTTGTTTTTCCCCCAGCCGCTACAGCTATTCTGTGTGCGCCG CTCCAGCTTTGTTTGGAGGTGGGTTGCTGGGATATGTGACGTATGACTGCACCCATTACTACTTGCACCATGGAAAGCCATCTAAAGGATATGGTCAAATTCTCAAG AGATATCACTTGAATCATCACTTCAAAGTTCAGAACAAGGGATTTGGGATTACATCATCTATTTGGGACCACGTGTTTGGAACATTCCCTGCAACCCAAGTAAGCGACATAAGTAGGTGA
- the LOC121230647 gene encoding dihydroceramide fatty acyl 2-hydroxylase FAH1 isoform X1, producing MVSKPFAVDLNKPIVFQVGHLGEAYEKWVHQPIVTKDGPRFFANDFCELLTRTKWWVIPLVWLPVVCWLVCISTQRGLTPTEAALAVVGGIFIWTLLEYCLHRFLFHIKTRSYWGNTFHYLLHGCHHKHPLDGLRLVFPPAATAILCAPVWTMFKLLSSPSTAPALFGGGLLGYVTYDCTHYYLHHGKPSKGYGQILKRYHLNHHFKVQNKGFGITSSIWDHVFGTFPATQVSDISR from the exons ATGGTCAGTAAGCCTTTTGCAGTTGACTTGAATAAGCCTATTGTTTTCCAG GTTGGCCATCTCGGGGAAGCTTATGAGAAATGGGTTCACCAACCTATCGTAACCAAGGATGGTCCTCGGTTTTTCGCCAACGACTTTTGCGAG CTGTTGACACGCACTAAATGGTGGGTGATCCCCCTAGTTTGGCTACCAGTTGTATGTTGGCTTGTGTGTATCTCCACCCAAAGAGGTCTCACTCCTACAGAGGCAGCCTTGGCAGTGGTTGGTGGCATCTTCATCTGGACACTTCTCGAGTATTGTTTGCACCGTTTTCTTTTCCATATTAAAACAAGAAGTTATTG GGGAAACACCTTTCACTATCTACTTCATGGCTGCCATCACAAGCACCCTTTGGATGGGCTACGCCTTGTTTTTCCCCCAGCCGCTACAGCTATTCTGTGTGCGCCG GTGTGGACCATGTTTAAGCTTTTATCATCTCCTTCAACAGCTCCAGCTTTGTTTGGAGGTGGGTTGCTGGGATATGTGACGTATGACTGCACCCATTACTACTTGCACCATGGAAAGCCATCTAAAGGATATGGTCAAATTCTCAAG AGATATCACTTGAATCATCACTTCAAAGTTCAGAACAAGGGATTTGGGATTACATCATCTATTTGGGACCACGTGTTTGGAACATTCCCTGCAACCCAAGTAAGCGACATAAGTAGGTGA